A genomic stretch from bacterium includes:
- a CDS encoding bifunctional UDP-sugar hydrolase/5'-nucleotidase — translation MKFFNRTLTISTFLILSIALWAAQTVSLTVLHTNDTHGHLMPFSYPSFAIAGSPEAALSSRSDIGGIARRATLANQIKKQVAKAGGTAWLVDAGDFCDGTSFSIVYHGEADVAAMNAAGYDFGTVGNHEFNNTLLEFEKVIGMAKYKIVCANAIRTRGTTQLMTPYVIRKVGNMKIGIFGLVTSGAASYPAAVEGVTISDGVDTARRVVNILRQEVDVVMLISHSGSEVDKVIAKNVPGIDVIVGGHSHTRLPKGEFEQCENPPNDIDICGTIIVQAFQWGGELGRLDLVFEERNGFWHVKKYQEKLLPITSRIVPDPKVTQVLNKYWKPISAKYGEVLGKATDDFQTRGGDNAEYNLVADAVRETFGTDFEVENEGGVRAPLPKGKITKGDLAMMDPFDNTVITFSMKGYQIKTLILKTQPAVSGLRYRLMKGLISEITINGQPLEDEKTYTGATNSFFAKSFLNAYPFTDTGKGRLDTLVNYVRKKGTISPRYDGRRVITTKPAASAVPAFPMRWAMAVN, via the coding sequence ACATTAACAATCTCGACTTTCCTGATACTTTCGATCGCCTTATGGGCGGCGCAGACGGTGTCGTTGACGGTTTTGCATACCAACGATACTCATGGGCACTTGATGCCGTTTAGCTATCCATCCTTCGCTATCGCTGGGTCCCCTGAGGCTGCGCTTAGCTCTCGTAGCGATATTGGTGGAATTGCGCGTCGGGCAACTCTTGCCAACCAAATCAAAAAGCAAGTGGCTAAAGCAGGGGGAACGGCTTGGTTGGTCGATGCCGGCGATTTCTGCGACGGCACTTCTTTTTCTATCGTCTATCATGGCGAAGCAGATGTGGCGGCAATGAACGCGGCAGGATATGACTTCGGTACGGTTGGCAACCACGAGTTCAATAATACTCTTCTCGAATTCGAAAAGGTGATAGGAATGGCGAAATATAAGATCGTGTGTGCAAATGCCATTCGTACTCGAGGGACAACTCAACTTATGACCCCCTATGTCATTCGCAAAGTGGGGAACATGAAAATCGGCATCTTCGGCTTGGTTACTTCCGGGGCTGCAAGTTATCCGGCTGCCGTTGAAGGGGTTACGATATCAGATGGAGTCGACACTGCCCGACGAGTGGTCAATATCCTCCGCCAAGAGGTCGATGTTGTCATGCTTATTTCCCATTCAGGTTCAGAGGTGGACAAGGTAATCGCCAAGAATGTTCCCGGTATCGATGTGATTGTCGGCGGTCATTCCCATACTCGCTTGCCCAAAGGGGAATTTGAGCAATGTGAAAACCCGCCGAACGATATTGACATCTGCGGCACTATCATCGTGCAGGCTTTCCAATGGGGAGGCGAGCTTGGACGGCTAGACCTCGTGTTCGAAGAACGAAACGGCTTCTGGCACGTCAAGAAGTATCAAGAGAAACTTCTTCCCATAACCTCGCGTATCGTCCCCGACCCCAAGGTAACTCAGGTTCTAAATAAATACTGGAAACCTATCTCCGCTAAGTATGGAGAAGTTCTAGGGAAAGCAACCGATGACTTCCAAACACGTGGAGGTGATAACGCCGAATATAACCTGGTTGCGGATGCGGTAAGGGAGACATTTGGGACTGATTTTGAAGTTGAAAACGAGGGAGGAGTGCGAGCTCCGTTGCCCAAAGGCAAGATCACTAAAGGTGACTTGGCGATGATGGATCCCTTCGATAATACGGTCATCACCTTTAGCATGAAAGGCTACCAAATCAAAACACTTATTCTTAAGACTCAACCCGCAGTCTCTGGTTTGCGTTACCGATTAATGAAAGGCCTAATCTCTGAAATCACAATTAATGGACAACCATTAGAAGACGAAAAGACCTACACCGGAGCCACCAATTCTTTCTTCGCCAAAAGCTTTCTGAACGCCTATCCTTTCACAGATACCGGTAAAGGGCGCTTAGACACATTGGTCAATTACGTCCGCAAAAAAGGAACAATCAGTCCTCGCTACGATGGTCGTCGAGTAATTACAACCAAACCAGCCGCCAGCGCAGTCCCAGCCTTCCCTATGCGCTGGGCGATGGCTGTCAATTAA